Proteins encoded in a region of the Kiritimatiellales bacterium genome:
- a CDS encoding response regulator: MGHILIIEDNEAVRGLFQQVLEIEGYSVAVAGNGHEGLAAAREREPDLVITDIMMPEMDGLELIQRLRANSPGLPVIAISGGMREAPFNFLSQAEQMGANKTLEKPVALAELINAVKTLLATA; the protein is encoded by the coding sequence ATGGGTCATATTCTGATCATCGAAGACAATGAAGCCGTCCGCGGCCTCTTTCAGCAGGTGCTCGAAATCGAAGGCTACTCCGTCGCCGTTGCCGGCAACGGACACGAAGGTCTGGCTGCCGCCAGAGAACGTGAGCCCGACCTTGTCATCACCGACATCATGATGCCGGAAATGGACGGACTTGAGCTGATACAACGATTGCGCGCGAATTCGCCCGGCCTGCCTGTCATTGCAATTTCCGGCGGCATGCGCGAGGCGCCCTTTAATTTCCTGTCACAAGCCGAACAGATGGGCGCCAATAAAACCCTTGAAAAACCTGTTGCCCTTGCCGAATTAATCAATGCCGTAAAAACTCTCCTCGCAACAGCGTGA